The following coding sequences are from one Haloarcula taiwanensis window:
- a CDS encoding glycosyl transferase family 1: protein MRVGLTLYGSLDEQSGGFRYDRKLVKGLRAAGDTVECIQLPWRNYHRGLLDNGSRKLRRQLDVDVDIMLQDELAHPSLVHTNRTLPYPVVSIVHHLRASEPSRLAPLYRAVERRYLGTVHGVVCNSATTRRVVSDLGVNPADTVVAPPAGDRFAPDIDRATVAERATTEPLRVVFVGNITPRKGLDTLVEGVADAAADIDITVVGRAVDDGHVDAVRDRIREHGLDDRVAFTGRLADDELKHTLRSSHVLAVPSRYEGFGIVYLEGMSFGLPALATRAGGATDIVTDGETGALVDPDDSAAVARELERFATDRDRLAEMGWAARQSYEAHPDWEETVGRVRGLLSAIVQPAEGPA, encoded by the coding sequence ATGAGAGTCGGCCTGACCCTGTACGGGAGCCTCGACGAGCAGTCGGGCGGGTTTCGATACGATAGAAAACTCGTCAAGGGACTTCGAGCGGCCGGCGACACTGTCGAATGTATCCAGCTTCCCTGGCGGAACTACCACCGTGGGTTGCTCGACAACGGGTCGCGCAAGCTCCGACGACAACTGGACGTAGATGTCGACATTATGTTACAGGACGAACTCGCTCATCCATCGCTTGTTCACACGAACCGCACCCTCCCATATCCGGTTGTCAGCATCGTCCACCACCTGCGGGCAAGCGAGCCGAGCCGACTCGCCCCGCTGTATCGCGCGGTAGAGCGTCGCTACCTCGGGACGGTCCACGGTGTCGTCTGTAACAGCGCCACGACCCGACGTGTCGTTTCGGACCTCGGCGTCAACCCCGCCGACACCGTCGTCGCACCGCCGGCCGGCGACCGCTTCGCCCCGGACATCGACCGGGCCACGGTTGCGGAGCGGGCCACTACTGAGCCGCTGCGAGTGGTTTTCGTCGGAAACATCACGCCTCGAAAGGGGTTGGATACGCTCGTCGAGGGTGTGGCGGACGCTGCCGCCGACATCGACATCACGGTGGTCGGTCGGGCCGTCGACGACGGGCACGTCGATGCAGTCCGAGACCGCATCCGGGAACACGGTCTGGATGACCGTGTAGCGTTCACGGGCCGACTGGCGGACGACGAGCTAAAGCACACGCTCCGGTCGAGCCACGTCTTGGCAGTGCCATCCCGGTACGAGGGGTTCGGCATCGTCTATCTGGAGGGAATGAGCTTTGGCCTCCCGGCGCTGGCCACCCGGGCTGGCGGGGCGACCGACATCGTAACCGACGGCGAAACGGGGGCACTCGTCGACCCGGACGACTCTGCAGCCGTCGCTCGTGAGCTGGAGCGGTTCGCCACCGACCGCGACCGCCTGGCCGAGATGGGGTGGGCCGCGAGACAGAGCTACGAGGCACACCCGGACTGGGAAGAGACGGTCGGACGGGTACGCGGCCTGCTGTCTGCTATCGTTCAGCCTGCGGAGGGACCAGCATGA
- a CDS encoding acyl dehydratase, whose protein sequence is MQFYEDISVGDVRESDGYTVSKSEIVDFGEKYDPQPFHTDEEAAKDSVFGGLVASGWQTAAICMRLNVETSEDIATQAGVGVDNLRWHLPLQPGDTLRLRTEIIDKRPSDSDPSRGYLTTRHEGRNQDDELVISYEATATIRRKTDG, encoded by the coding sequence ATGCAGTTTTACGAGGATATTTCGGTCGGTGACGTGCGAGAATCGGACGGATACACAGTGTCGAAATCTGAGATTGTGGACTTCGGCGAGAAGTACGATCCACAGCCGTTCCACACTGACGAGGAGGCAGCGAAGGACTCAGTATTCGGTGGGCTAGTCGCGTCTGGGTGGCAGACTGCCGCAATCTGTATGCGTCTTAACGTTGAGACCAGCGAGGACATCGCAACACAGGCTGGCGTCGGCGTCGACAATCTCCGCTGGCATCTACCGCTCCAACCCGGTGATACGCTCCGATTACGAACCGAAATCATCGACAAGCGACCCTCCGACAGTGATCCGAGTCGAGGATACCTCACCACTCGCCACGAAGGGCGCAATCAGGACGACGAACTGGTTATTTCATACGAGGCGACGGCCACGATTCGCCGGAAGACCGACGGGTGA
- a CDS encoding nitrate ABC transporter ATP-binding protein: MGRPASSCPPPRLATMRDSTDTEIAIRGVSKQYEREGRVTTALRDVSLRVSSGEFVTVVGPSGCGKTTLLRLVSGLEPPTDGDITVSGKPVQGPDPNRGTVFQEYHLFPWLTVRENVAFGLVERGVPAAERQERVREMLAIIGLSDFADAYPKELSGGMKQRVGLARALAVDPAILLLDEPFGSVDMQTRRQLQRELLDIWRGTDKTVLFVTHDIEEAVALSDRIVIMSGTPGRVRATVSVAESRPRNRSAQWFVDLVETLFERIESQT; this comes from the coding sequence CTGGGCCGTCCGGCGAGTTCGTGCCCACCTCCTCGACTGGCAACAATGAGAGACAGCACGGATACCGAAATCGCCATCCGCGGGGTCTCCAAGCAATACGAAAGGGAAGGCAGAGTTACGACAGCCCTCCGTGACGTGTCGCTGCGTGTCTCATCTGGCGAGTTCGTCACCGTGGTTGGCCCGTCAGGCTGCGGGAAGACCACACTTCTCAGGCTTGTAAGTGGACTGGAGCCACCAACAGACGGTGATATCACAGTTTCGGGGAAGCCGGTTCAAGGCCCTGACCCGAATCGGGGAACGGTGTTTCAGGAGTACCACCTGTTTCCGTGGCTGACAGTCCGAGAAAACGTCGCCTTCGGATTAGTGGAGCGGGGAGTGCCGGCTGCTGAGCGGCAGGAGCGAGTCCGAGAAATGCTAGCTATTATTGGATTGTCTGACTTTGCTGATGCATACCCGAAGGAACTCTCAGGTGGTATGAAACAGCGCGTCGGTCTTGCGCGCGCACTCGCTGTGGACCCAGCTATCCTCTTGTTGGACGAGCCCTTTGGCAGCGTGGATATGCAGACACGCCGACAACTCCAACGCGAACTGCTCGACATCTGGCGTGGCACCGATAAAACCGTGTTGTTCGTAACCCATGACATCGAGGAGGCCGTTGCGCTCTCGGACAGGATTGTCATCATGTCCGGCACGCCGGGGCGCGTTCGAGCAACGGTTTCAGTGGCGGAATCTCGGCCCCGTAACCGCAGTGCGCAGTGGTTCGTTGACCTCGTGGAAACACTGTTCGAGCGAATTGAATCGCAGACGTAG
- a CDS encoding nitrate ABC transporter permease, translating into MRSQPTTTIAFGREWNLTRLWYGFVGAAGFLAVWWAGGREVPSYLLPTPSEVAGALWTELVSGELLVHLGESLLHYVPGVAGGVVAGGLLGIGMGWSLVIDAVLTPIVRVLRPIPPLAWIVFAIIWLGLGHTGAAFIVFIGAFWITFYNAYEGVENASNELVEVATTLGVDSNRRLLWRVVIPDALPGILTGVRTSVGQCWMMVIAAELFGAPGVGYEIITSANNLAMARSIAYMLVISVVFLLSDWAVRRVRAHLLDWQQ; encoded by the coding sequence ATCCGCTCCCAGCCGACAACCACGATTGCGTTCGGCCGAGAATGGAATCTGACACGTCTGTGGTATGGATTCGTGGGAGCGGCTGGATTTCTGGCAGTCTGGTGGGCAGGGGGTCGTGAAGTTCCGTCGTACCTGTTGCCGACACCCAGCGAGGTGGCGGGCGCGCTGTGGACCGAGCTGGTTAGCGGCGAATTACTTGTTCATCTCGGAGAGAGTCTCCTCCACTACGTTCCCGGTGTCGCCGGTGGCGTTGTGGCTGGCGGTTTACTCGGCATCGGCATGGGCTGGAGTCTGGTCATTGACGCCGTCCTCACACCCATCGTGCGGGTGCTCCGGCCGATTCCACCATTGGCGTGGATCGTGTTCGCCATCATCTGGCTTGGACTCGGTCACACCGGTGCGGCCTTTATTGTGTTCATCGGTGCATTTTGGATTACGTTCTATAATGCGTACGAGGGGGTCGAGAACGCCTCGAACGAGCTAGTCGAGGTCGCTACGACACTGGGTGTCGATAGCAATCGTCGGCTGCTGTGGCGGGTCGTCATCCCGGATGCATTACCGGGGATTCTGACCGGAGTCCGTACGAGCGTTGGCCAGTGCTGGATGATGGTGATCGCAGCCGAATTGTTCGGTGCGCCCGGTGTCGGATACGAAATTATTACGAGCGCGAACAACCTCGCGATGGCGCGTAGCATCGCGTATATGCTGGTGATTAGTGTGGTGTTCCTGCTCAGCGACTGGGCCGTCCGGCGAGTTCGTGCCCACCTCCTCGACTGGCAACAATGA
- a CDS encoding nitrate ABC transporter substrate-binding protein: MPNLGCPNNSNRSDGTRIQSRRRFLTETGAAVGASTLTALSGCTSLLSGNSMDTLSVAFKPPFPFLQYHVMKHQGYFEALAPDIEATNFANEGLTIVSAYSDGDIDLAFMGITPAIKMKSKDVPGKVTAANHKNGFVVFAHEDFAALWDEHGADAFRVFREENGRKFKFSTFPRGSVAFILLHYWLREELGLSPDLVDIEPMAGGSPVKRSLLSGNVDGTVIMEPIPTALEQRGAPFERITWAGSFMSGQPGGIMFMHDRLWNDHPDIAKSVITQHSRATETIQEQPAVAAKAVSKAKGDKLPTKIARKALTSKASNYISDPAQITESTQLFAAQMEDLGQINSGVSTDEIFEQSLYDDIAE, translated from the coding sequence ATGCCTAATTTAGGCTGCCCTAATAACTCGAATCGGTCCGACGGGACACGTATCCAGAGTAGACGACGTTTCCTCACGGAAACCGGTGCAGCAGTCGGCGCAAGTACACTTACCGCCCTCTCTGGGTGTACGTCTCTGCTCAGTGGCAACTCCATGGACACCCTCAGCGTGGCATTCAAGCCACCGTTCCCGTTCCTCCAGTACCACGTAATGAAGCATCAGGGGTACTTTGAAGCGCTAGCTCCCGATATCGAGGCGACGAACTTCGCTAATGAGGGTCTCACCATCGTTTCAGCGTACTCTGACGGGGACATTGACCTCGCCTTCATGGGCATCACCCCTGCGATCAAGATGAAGAGTAAGGATGTCCCGGGGAAAGTCACAGCGGCCAATCACAAGAACGGGTTTGTCGTATTCGCTCACGAGGACTTTGCTGCTCTCTGGGATGAACACGGTGCCGACGCTTTCCGGGTCTTCCGTGAGGAAAACGGGCGGAAATTCAAGTTCAGCACCTTCCCCAGGGGCAGTGTCGCGTTTATCCTTCTCCACTATTGGCTCCGCGAGGAACTTGGACTCTCCCCGGACCTTGTTGACATTGAACCGATGGCAGGTGGTAGCCCCGTCAAACGCTCGCTGCTCTCTGGGAACGTCGATGGCACTGTCATTATGGAGCCCATCCCGACTGCGCTTGAACAGAGAGGCGCACCCTTCGAGCGCATTACGTGGGCTGGCTCATTCATGTCCGGCCAGCCTGGCGGCATCATGTTCATGCACGACCGCCTCTGGAACGATCACCCGGACATCGCGAAGTCTGTTATTACCCAACATTCGCGTGCTACTGAAACCATCCAGGAACAGCCGGCCGTCGCTGCGAAGGCTGTGAGTAAGGCCAAAGGCGACAAACTCCCGACGAAGATTGCCCGGAAAGCCCTCACGTCGAAGGCCTCGAACTACATCAGCGACCCGGCACAGATTACAGAGAGTACGCAGCTTTTCGCTGCGCAGATGGAGGACCTCGGCCAGATCAATAGCGGAGTGTCTACCGACGAGATCTTCGAGCAGTCACTCTACGACGACATCGCCGAATAG